Proteins encoded within one genomic window of Pseudomonas cannabina:
- a CDS encoding ABC transporter ATP-binding protein, giving the protein MANLSIRNLQKGFDGHQIIKGIDLDVKDREFVVFVGPSGCGKSTLLRLIAGLEEVTSGTIELDGRDITQVTPAKRDLAMVFQTYALYPHMTVGKNLSFALDLAGGDKAEIKKKVDEAARILELGPLLERKPKQLSGGQRQRVAIGRAIVRNPKIFLFDEPLSNLDAALRVQTRLELSRLHKELQATMIYVTHDQVEAMTLADKVVVLNGGKVEQVGSPLELYHHPANLFVAGFLGTPKMGFLKGKISRVSGAECEVELDAGTRINLPVNGAGRSVGDAVTLGIRPEHLNLAQDGDCQLQVIADVSERLGSDTYCHVRTRSGEPLTLRIRGDLASQYGETLNLHLDSAHCHLFNAQGLVIAKALQTVAA; this is encoded by the coding sequence ATGGCTAACCTCAGCATCAGAAACCTGCAAAAAGGCTTTGACGGTCATCAGATCATCAAGGGCATCGATCTGGACGTGAAAGACCGGGAATTCGTGGTTTTCGTCGGCCCGTCAGGCTGCGGCAAGTCCACCCTGCTGCGGCTGATCGCCGGGCTCGAGGAAGTCACCTCCGGCACCATCGAACTCGATGGCCGCGACATCACTCAGGTCACCCCGGCCAAACGCGATCTGGCGATGGTGTTTCAGACCTACGCGCTGTATCCGCATATGACGGTCGGTAAGAACCTGTCGTTTGCACTGGACCTGGCCGGTGGCGACAAGGCCGAGATCAAGAAGAAAGTTGATGAGGCCGCGCGCATTCTGGAACTCGGCCCGCTGCTGGAGCGCAAGCCCAAGCAACTGTCCGGCGGGCAGCGCCAGCGTGTGGCGATTGGCCGGGCCATCGTGCGCAACCCGAAAATCTTCCTGTTCGACGAACCGTTGTCCAACCTCGATGCCGCGTTGCGCGTACAGACCCGACTCGAACTCTCACGGCTGCACAAGGAGTTGCAGGCGACGATGATCTACGTCACCCACGATCAGGTCGAAGCCATGACGCTGGCCGACAAAGTGGTGGTGCTCAATGGCGGCAAGGTCGAGCAGGTCGGCTCTCCGCTGGAGCTGTATCACCACCCGGCCAACCTGTTCGTCGCCGGTTTTCTCGGCACGCCGAAAATGGGCTTCCTCAAAGGCAAGATCAGCCGGGTGAGCGGCGCAGAGTGCGAAGTCGAACTGGACGCCGGCACGCGCATCAACCTGCCGGTCAACGGCGCAGGGCGAAGTGTCGGTGACGCGGTCACCCTGGGCATTCGTCCGGAACACCTGAACCTGGCGCAGGACGGCGATTGCCAGTTGCAGGTCATCGCCGATGTCAGCGAACGCCTGGGCAGTGATACGTATTGCCACGTGCGGACCCGCTCCGGTGAGCCGCTGACCCTGCGTATCCGTGGCGATCTGGCCAGTCAGTACGGCGAAACGCTGAACCTGCATCTGGATAGCGCCCATTGCCACTTGTTCAACGCACAAGGTCTGGTGATCGCCAAAGCCTTGCAGACAGTCGCTGCCTGA